AGACGTGCCTCAGGTTTAGATATTTTGCTTGGCGGAGCCGAATGACCGATGTTGAGATGGATGTGTACAAGAAGGCCGTCAACGTTCGACACGAGCGCATGTCACTCTTCTCCTCACACGCCCGCAGACATATCAGTCAGGTCAATGTCTCAGGAATATCCCGGCAGGACGAAAAGCTTCATGACGGAGGCAAGGCCGGCGGCATGTCTCGGCTTCTCACATGCCATGAATGAATCCCGAACAACTCCATGACAATGCACATGACCATCTGAGCATGGTGCTCTCCACGCAAGAGAGACTTACCGCGGGCACAGGTGGAGCGTCAAGATTCTGCTACGACGGCAACGTCAGATCGGACCGGCTAGCATTGCTCGAGAGGAGTCTGTTCATTTTCACATATGCTAATCTTGACCTCTCACTCCCTCATGCACCTTCTCGCGCCCTTCCCAAGCTATCCATCATACGGAACAATCACTTGGTAAAACTCCAATCCCGCCGGCTTCGAATCCTCATCAGTCAATTGCCATCTTTTGTTATCGGCACTGTCCGACGCAGCCAAGCTGTTCACTTGATTATTGCAGACCATCCGACAAGTCTGATCCTTCTGCGGCACAACTTCGCACTTGAGAGCATCGTAGTCATCTGCCGCGATATCTTCAGAGGTGTTCACGTACACAAATCGTCCATCAGGTGATCGCCGTCTCTCCTCTGGAGTACCAGCTGAGTCCTGGTTCGCAACGAAGCCGGGGTACGTCGAGTTTCGAAGCGAGCCTTGGGCGTCAAGGCCGAAGACTCCGAACTCTCCATTCGGCTTGACCGTGAGAGGACCGCTGCCTCCGAGGAGTCCGAGAACTTCGTTGTTGCCGCCCGCGTTGACGGCCAAAAGCTTgaatcgaggaggaggcacgGCAATAGTCTGAGTGACAATAGCCTTGGTGGTGCTCGAGACAGTTGTGGTGCGTGTCGAGGTGACCGTGCCGGTGGGAATGTTCAAGCACTTGCAAGCGGAAGAGATGGCCTGGGCCTTCTTGTAGCTCTCGAGACACTGCGGCTTGGGTTTGGGCGACTGCTGGCCGGGGTTCGCCTCTCGCTGGACGACCACCTTCTTGGACACAGTGCCAGCGCGTGCGGTCGTGGTGACTGGAGGCGCCTGGCAGACGACGCTGACTTTTGATGTGATGAACTCGGTGACCATAGGGCTGGAAAGGTGTCAGAGCTGGTAAGTGGCATTGCAATGGAGACGTCACTCACGCGTATGCGGTTGTGATCACTGTCACAGTTGGGCGTGGCTTGAGCGAGAGGTAAGAGCTGCAGTAGGCAGTGGCAGAGGCCTTCTGGGTGGCAGGAATGACTTTGGTCACAGCGGGGCAGTTCGCAGCCTTCTGTTGCTGAGGCAGAGCGACCGCAGAAGCCACCAatgcggcgaagaggaaAGACTTCATGATGACAGTGGTCTTGAGAGCTGGAGATGGTGAAGAGGATTGCAGAACGGATGAACGAAGCAGGAAAGCGCCAGCGACAGCGACGTCTTATAGCGAAACACCAGCCATGAGCCACCAAACATGTTTTTCAGAGCATCGCGCGCCCCGAACATCTAGAGCCATCGTATCCAAGCGGAACTGCACCCTCTTAACCCAAAGTTTGCTAGTCCGTCGCATAGGAGCGATATTGAAAGCACACGCGGTCAGAATTCCGGTAGGTGGCTTTCATATCCACCCGCGAGAGGTCGAGAGGGAGGTCCAGAAGAATTGTGGAAAGTGGTAGACGCTAAGGATTCTTGCGCACGTTTTGTCCAACAGCCTTTTCCGGTTAGCCTTGTCGGTGGTTTGATCCTTTCTGATAGGTCTGGGCGCGGCCGGCAATGACTAGGGCATTTTGTCGCGGCGACTCCGTGAGTATCCATTCATTGGTGGCTGAACTTATTAGTAGGGCGTCGCAGGTCTTGACGAACACAAGGGAGAAGTTGACTGTTCAGAGCTGCCTCTTGAAGTTGTTGGACGCGGCTATTCAAGGCGGACATCGCTGTTTGATGAGACGTAGTGTGCAAGCTTGGCCAAGTATTGCATTtgatagcgacgacgaccgCCGGAATATGTAGGAGGGATGCGTCCGGGCATCTGGGCTGTGGCTGCATGCGTCCTGCGTCGTCTCGACTTCCCACGAACTCTAACGGCGAGCTGCTGCGAGAACAGAGGATTCCGGTCGTACCATGTCGATAATAGCACGGGGCATTGCCATGCAGCACCTGTATACCGGTATGTCAACCACGCGGCTGCGTATCATTCGTTTCATACTGCACACCAACTCGCATCAGACCACCTCATCAACCCGCAACGCGGGATCCAGCATCGccctcttctccatctgACTCGCCTGCAAATCATCGTTCGGCTCCGTAACCATGACATTCAGCTCATCAATCTTCTCCTGTTGATCATACATCCTGCTACCCACCACTCTCTTCGGCCGCAACCCAGTCCTCTGCACAATCGGGTAGAAGTACGCTCCCTTGGCCAACCTCTTCGCATGTCCCTCTTCCGTCTCGGGATCATGCAATGCCAGAGCGACGGTGTCGTTGTAAAGGTTGTTCACATCACCGTGCTGGTTGTATGTCTCGTACGTCCGCAGTCTCTTATACTTGAATGCCATTTGATCGTCGGCCACTTCGTCGGTATAGAGGGCTGGGTCCTCGTTTTCAGGGTCGTTGACGTCGAGTTTGCGTTTGAGGTTGCGGACGGCCTCGGGGTTCTCTGGAAGGTAGTAATCGTAGTCGTACTCGCGGATAGGTTCTGGTCTCGTGGATCTCGACTCCTCCCATTCACGGAGTTTTTCCGAGAATGCTACTTCGGCGTCTTCATCGATGACTGGTCTGACAATTGCTGTGTCTAGACGGTCGTCGTATTCTCCCTTCCTTAAAGGATTTGTGATGAACTTCATAATCAAGAAGAAGCCAGTCGTGGGTATTGCTTCGGGGTCGGGCAGCACAGGGTATGAGTCGAGGAGTTTGAGGTCGGGATTCGTGGGATGCTTCGGATTCTTCCATGCGCTGAGCTCGGCATCTGATGGCTGTGCTCCTCTCAAGTTTGTTGTGCTGTCCTCGCCTTTGTACGCATCTCTTGGATATGCCACATCGAAGCCCTTGACAATATCTCGCATGATGTTGATCGGGTCATCCTTATTCAcagtcgccttcttcttcttcgcatcaTTTCGCAGCTTCAAGAGGTCCTTCGATGTGGATGAGGTAAAGTGCTGTGTGTTTTGTGATGATGTGTATTCTGTTCGGCGCAAGAACGACACCGCGCCAGTCGCTCCGCCTGCCTTGCTCAGCGCAGCAAGTGGTCGCAAGAGTGCTTTGTCCGCAGGGTGATGATTTGGAGGTCCAGGTCGCACCGAAATGGCTATCCGCCGTCAATATCGAACAGCGTCCACAAGTAATAGTCTACTCACCACTATCATCTCCCTCGAATACACCAGGTATACCCACGAGATCTATGGGCATACCCAGCTCCGCATCGATCTCCACACTCAATGGCTGCTCTCTTGCCAGTCGCGATGCATATGCAGCGCTCGTGTATTGTCCGCCTGATAGACCAGTCCCAGGGATCTCGAGCAGTTTCGGAGgatgcggaggtggtggtagCGCATTGGAATATCGTATGCGCGCGATGTAGTCCTGGTGCACCACCTTGTCTCCTCGTTGGGCAGAGGCCATGATTGCGACTGAGAGGTCGATCCGCAGCAGGTGCTCGAAAGGTCGCGACGTCGGTGAGGAGGTTGAGAGCAGAGATGGAGCAGATGTTGTTGCACTTTGAATGAATCTCGAAAGCGCGAAGTAGAACTAGTTCTAAAGGTCGCAAGCATGTGAATTTCTGAGGCAGGTCAAGCGAGCCCAGCCACAAGCCGCGCCACGTCCTCCTTGATCACCACCGCACGCGACACTTTACTTGACCATCTCGTTACCATCGGTACGGTCCTGAACACGATCTGCGCATATCCCAGCAGACGACATCTTCCACCGGACGAATGCTGGAGAAATATCGCCATCGAATACCCCACACCCAGCGACATTGCATGGTTCACCAGGACTTTCCTCTTCCGGCAGATGATCCACGCTTGCCACGCTTTCAATTGATTCGACCTGAGCCAGCACTGCGGCGAGCTGCAGCGTGAGCTCTGCTAGCACTCCTTACTCATGAGCTGCTGAGGTTCTACACCGACCCACGTGCGAAATGGACGGGACGACGCCCATAGCCTCCGTGAGCAGTAGCGTGGCTGCGTCTGCGTCGAAGGTCGCCGATGTATTGGCGAGCTCCATATTGCCAAACATCACCTCTGCTACGCCCGCGGCGGTCGATGCAGTGGTCCAACGAACGACGCTGAGCATGCTGGGAGGTCTTCTCTTGGGTGTCTTCACAATCGTACCTTCATTTCTGTTCTGGCTGATCGGGTTCCTTACCTTGACTGTGCCAGGATGgctcttctctttcttctctACGAGCCTGACATTCACGATGAATATGACGACTCTGCTATTGCTCCTCTTGGTCATGGCCTCGACTGTGAGCTGGTTCGTGAGATACAGATTTCTGAACATGTACTCTCGACTTCCACCAGAGCCGCAAAGGAAGGAACCGCAAGTTGAGGTCTTCCCGGACTCACAGGAGACTGATTCGAAACCAGGACTGGCCAACTACTTCGATGAGTTTCTCAGCGCCATCAAAGTCTTCGGATACCTGGAGCGACCGGTGTTCCACGAATTGACACGGACCATGCAGACAAAGAAGCTGATTGCGGGCGAAACGTTGCTAttggaggaagagaaaggTTTCTGTCTCGTCGTGGACGGTTTGGTCCAGATTTTTGTCAAGTCAAATCGTGCGCCGGAACACGATTCCTTCAATGAGTCTGCGATCGTTGATGACGACCAGAATGATGAGCGCTCTGGGGCGAATGGCAGCTATCAACTTCTCACCGAGGTCAAGAATGGCGCTCCCATGTCTTCATTGTTCTCAATACTGGCCTTATTCACAGATAACGTCAAGCTCCGTTACGACGAGCAGGAGAATCACATGGCAACGAGTGCATCCGCTGGAAACCTCAGGAACCACATGCGTTCTGTACCACCGGATGGTGGGACACCGGAGTTAGGCGGCTACGGTGGGTGGAATGGACCCTCTTCGCGCCCCGAATCCAGGCACAATCCAGATTCGGTGGCGAACGGAGGCATGGCGTTCAGAGACCCGCCTCCATTTCATCTTGACGAGAGCAACGAAACGGGTCAGCAGCGACAATCAAGTCGACGACCAAGTACATCTCGAGTTGGCAGCGGCCGGGGTAAGCCAACGACCAAGGCAGGTTCGGCTCATCCTGACATCGTTGCGAGAGCTACTGTCGATACAACAATCGCCATCATTCCAGCGAGTGCATTCCACCGCATTACAAGGATCTATCCCAAGGCGACTGCTCACATTGTGCAAGTCATCCTCACGCGGTTGCAGCGTGTCACTCTTGCGACTGCAAATTCATATCTCGGACTCACGAGCGAGGTTCTTCGCACGGAACGCTTGATGGACCGCTACACGAACTATGATCTGCCTGATTTCCTTCGAGGCGAAGCATTGCAACGGCTGAAGGACAAGTTTCGCAAGGATCAAGAGCGTGTCGGGCCCGAGGAGGGCATGAAAGGCATTGCACTGCACAACCCTCGTCTCGCTCATCGGAGACGGACTAGTAGCAGCCTTCGCCGTGATGTCGCAACGCAAGCGCGCATGTCGGTGCGGAATGGCAGTCTCCATGCTGGCGAAATGGATGGTGAACGCAGCGGAATGAGTGCCGGCGATTTGCTCACCAACATACACGCAGCACGGTCTCCCGGACGCAGAGGCCAGACCGGTAGCTTTTCTCAGCCGTACTCGGCTCCTCGACCGGCTCCCGGGGACGCCAACGATCCTATGAAACACCAGAAGCGCGACTCATTCAGCAGCGGCCATAACCCTCGAGCCGCTCTCCATCGACAAGAATCCATAGACGAGGACCTTATCTTCCGAGAGTCAATCATGGAATGCATGGCTAAAGCAATTGGTCTGACCAACTCCAAGGAAATCTTCCGCAGGGCAGCATCTGCTGCCCAATCACCACATCTAGTCTCGTATGACTCCAGAAAACAGAGCGCCGTCTTCAACAATGCCTTTGGGTTTATGGAGCCATTTGATGGCTCACAGGACGATTCAGAGTCCATGATATCCGCATCGGCGTTCAGTGTGGGTGGCTCCGCAAATATTCTCGACGATTTGAAGAATGAGATCGAGATTGTATTCTTCCCGAAGGAGT
This is a stretch of genomic DNA from Zymoseptoria tritici IPO323 chromosome 3, whole genome shotgun sequence. It encodes these proteins:
- the PAFA2401 gene encoding Paf1 complex protein (RNA polymerase II-associated protein similar to Saccharomyces cerevisiae Paf1 protein (Paf1p) which is required for methylation of lysine 9 and 79 of histone H3 and telomere-associated gene silencing), giving the protein MASAQRGDKVVHQDYIARIRYSNALPPPPHPPKLLEIPGTGLSGGQYTSAAYASRLAREQPLSVEIDAELGMPIDLVGIPGVFEGDDSAISVRPGPPNHHPADKALLRPLAALSKAGGATGAVSFLRRTEYTSSQNTQHFTSSTSKDLLKLRNDAKKKKATVNKDDPINIMRDIVKGFDVAYPRDAYKGEDSTTNLRGAQPSDAELSAWKNPKHPTNPDLKLLDSYPVLPDPEAIPTTGFFLIMKFITNPLRKGEYDDRLDTAIVRPVIDEDAEVAFSEKLREWEESRSTRPEPIREYDYDYYLPENPEAVRNLKRKLDVNDPENEDPALYTDEVADDQMAFKYKRLRTYETYNQHGDVNNLYNDTVALALHDPETEEGHAKRLAKGAYFYPIVQRTGLRPKRVVGSRMYDQQEKIDELNVMVTEPNDDLQASQMEKRAMLDPALRVDEVV